DNA sequence from the Syngnathus acus chromosome 5, fSynAcu1.2, whole genome shotgun sequence genome:
AAGACGCATCCGGCTGGTCCGTCGTGTTCTGCGCAGAGTCCGTTTTCTTCAGCACCTCCTCGTAGAGAGTGGCCGTGCCTCGAAAGGCGGGATACTTTGTCTTTGCCACCTTCTTGAATTCTGGAGGGTCCTCGCCGTCCCTCAGGAGAGAGGCCAGGACGTCCTCGGGCATGATCGCTTTCTTAGTTGGTTTCTTCGGGGCTCGCCGGTCGGAGCTTTGCTGGCATTCCTCAGCCACCTTCGGGAGATCGACCAGGGAGAGTTCCAGACGGGTGACGTTGTCCTTGTCTTCCTCAGGAAGGACGGCCGTCGCTTTTGTCCTCTTGTCCTGTTTGATTTTGCTCTTGGCTGCCGCCGCCTCATTCTCTGAGTTTGACAACAAAGACGCATCGGGCTGGTTCGTCTTGTTCTGCGCAGAGTCCGTTTTCTCCAGCACCTCCTCGTAGAGAGTGGCTGTGCCTCGAAAGGGGGGATACTTTGTCTTTGCCACCTTCTTGAATTCTGGAGGGTCCTCGCCGCCCCTCAGGAGAGAGGCCAGGATGTCCTCGGGCATGATTGCTTTCCCAGTTGGTTTCTTCGGGGCTCGCCGGTCAGCGCTTTGCTTGCATTCCTCAGCCACCTTCTGGAGATTGACCACAGAGAGTTCCAGACGGGTGACGTTGTCCTTGTCTTCCTGAGGAAGGATGGCCGTCGCTTTTGTCATCTTGTCGTCTTTGATTTTGCTCTTGGCTGCCGCCGCCTCTGACGATGACAACAAAGACGCATTCGGCCGGTCCGTCTTGTTCTGTGCAGAGTCTGTTTTCTCCAGCACCTCCTCGTAGAGAGTGGCCGTGCCTAGAAAGGCGGGAAATTTTGTCTTTGCCACCTTCTTGAATTCTGTCTTTGCCACCTTCTTGAATTCTGGAGGGTCCTTGCCGCCCCTCAGGTGAGAGGCCAAGACGTCCTCGGGCATGATTGCTTTCCCGGTTGGTCTCTTCTGGGCTCGCCGGTCGGAACTTTGCTGGCATTTCTCGGCCACCTTGTGGAGATCGGCCAGGGAGCTTTCCTGACGAGTGTTCTTCCGGGGGCAAAGAGGATGTTTTCTAAAAGTGATGAGTTCGTCCGTGTCAGCAGAGTCGTAATCGTCATCATCTTGGTTGTTCGTTGGCCTTCCTGGAATTGCCGACCGAGTTGCAAATGTCAAACGCGCACAGCCACAGTTGGCGGTACAATACTCGTGTTTGTTCCTTTGTTGGTTAGCTGTTGCTTAATCTGATTAGGAATCGGTTGTCAATTAATCAATGAGAGTACCTCAACCCAAAGCGATCAGGTTTGTCAATGCGATCTTCAGATTTGTGACATACAAACTTCCGAGTCTGCTAAAATAAGAAGAACACTTAAAAACCTGGCGTTACCTCCGCACTTGAAGTCGTGTCCCACCACTTCCAGGTTGTCCTGCGGGTCCTCCCCCGGCGCCTGGAGAGTCTGCTCAAGCGCCACCAGCCGGCGCAGCTCCTCGTCCGAGTCGCTGTCCTCGGAACGTGCGTGTCTGCTCCTCTGGACCGGAGGTCGGTTGTCTGCTGGCGAGACTCTGTTCAACAGGTGACGATTCTCCGGCTCGGCGGTGCTGACAACCTGCGCCGATCTGAGATGGACAAAGAGGTCAAGAAAAGTTGAACAAGAGCGAACATTGCGTCAGGGGAGAAGCCATCAAAGGCGTCTTGCCTGGCGTCGTTCCCAGCTTTCGTGGCATCCGTGCGAGCCTTCTTGGGCTTTGGCGGCTGGTACGGTGGGAACTCCCCTCGCCTTCTCTTGCTGATGTCGTCGTCTCCGGCGTCAATGCGCCAGGTGAGCTGGGCCACGGGGGTGGGAGGGTCGGCAATGGAGGTGGGCGGGGCCAAGCGACGGATGTTGTGGCAGTGTTTGGACGGGTCGTACTTGATGGTGCGAGCCTTGGCGCCTTTTTGACAGAGCAGCTGCATGACCGGCAGCACACGACCAAATTTACTGACCACCCAGTCCTAAGTGGAGAAAACAGTCAACCTGTGGTTATTGAACAACCATCTACCTTCCACCACCATTTCCGGAAAACAGGCCAGATCAACTTCATTTTCCGCAAGATGATCAAGCTTACAAATGGGTGacgacacacaaacagacacaccTTGTGTCCTGGTACTTCCGTGCCTGGCACAGCCGCCTTCATGGTGAAATTGTCCACGCCGGCTTCCCTGAGGGTCTCCAGCAGCTTGTGCTCCCTTCGGTGGGTGTCGTCTGCATTGTGACGGAGGCGCTGCTGCTCCGCCTGCCTCTCCCGAGCTAGCCTTGGATGACAAGACCAGCCATTCACCAGGCACCTGAAAACAGGGTCTGTGTTCATAGAGAAAGACACTTACTTTTGCAGAAAACTCTCCTTGGCCAGTTCTATCTGCAGCGTTCCTCCTTTCCATTTGGATTTGTTTAACACGCTCATGCCTGAGAAATAAAACAGTGTGGTAACAATTGTCAcgacttatttaaaaaaagactttaGCTTGCACTTTTTATCTTACACTTTTTTAGGTCCGTGTCAGAAATGTTGAGGTTGATGTAAGCAAAGGTTTTGTAGGGAACACctgcaaagaaaataacaatgcTCAGCTGTTGTCAGATTTCTGCCAAAAGCTTTTTTAGCTTTTAGGAACCCAGATAAATGTCTCATTGCTGTAAGACCACGATGAAATGTATTTAGTTTCTTGGGTATTCTTAGTTTAGGTATTTGTATGAAGAGCAAAAACCGTCCGTTGGTTTTCAGGCACGTTCTTGTCAAATATCACGGCTCACCCTCTTCATCCCGGCGGGTCCGGAGCTCCACGTCCTCCACGTTTCCAAAATTTCCAAAGCGATCCGTCAGGTCCTTTTGAGTGACCGAGTGGCTTAAGCCGCCCACGTACAGACGCGGCATCTCGCTAAATAGGACAGGACAGCACAGCCCGGCATAGATAGATCAACAATCGAAACCACCCGAGGCAATAAGTCAAGTCAAGAAAGGTGTAATCTTTTATGGTCCTCATTCAAAACTACTCGTAGCCTATCAAAGGGTTAATTACGACATCGACAAATCAAGTCGAATCGCtttttcaaaatccaaaacGATCAACTAGTAAAGGAATTCATATGCTTCGGAAGTTGCTGATATTTACCTCGCATGGAACCACCTGGTGCAACCTTTAAAAGACCCGGCACTGCGGTCCGTTTGACATTGTAGTCCGCTTGTGTTTCCATACCGTTAGAGCGTTCCGCTACCAAAGTCGTCCATTAAAAATGacgaaaaaaagagaaaagaaaagaaaacggcCGATAAAATAGTATTTAATGAATACTAATGAAATTATAATTACGTAAAATGTGCAATTGGACATAATTCAAGGTTGAATCACTTAATCAAGGGGAACCCAATGACGTCAACCTTGAGCTGCTCATTTAGCTCGGAGTGGTCGGGAATTGTGTATCATAGACAGCTTTCTCTATCATGGCATATTTGCGCTTGATATCAAgttattagttttattttctccccaCGCTCCTAAGTATAGTATAAATGGAACGTTGGAACTGAAGAAATTATTTTCCCGACCCCTCCGACGTAGGCAAAAGTGGTAGCGTCCACAAGGCGCGCGCTTCCAAATCTTTCTCTTTAGAAAAACCTCGCCAACTCACCCAGtaagtttcatttttatgtttttagtACGTTAAAAATATTCGTAAGGCGCTTTAGCATGAACATGAACTCGTATATTTTCACTGTTTTCGTGTGACATTACATATGCGTCGTTAACGGTGGTTGCCGTCTCAATTTAGCCAACAACATGTACTTATTCAACTCGTACATTACGACTACTAAGTCAGCGTTAACTAAGTAAACCACAGAATATCTTTGTATTTTACTTTGTACTTTCTACATAGAGCTGTAGTGGATGAACATGATTGTTTGGGTACATTGGGGGGGGAACTGTTTCTGATTACCTTATGACGTTACCCACCAAAACAAGCACATGGTTAAATTAATACCGAGTGTGAGTGTCAAATAGAACGTTTTGACACAATTCATGTAGTCGGTGTCTTTGTCATTGGTACTACTGCTACACTCTGTTTTTCACAAGTATTACATGTTTGATGTATTTGTCCGGATTGTTTCATCAGAATGGAGAAAAGGATAAATGAGGAGAACAAGGAGGAGGTGATGCTGTTGGAGGAAAACATTCAGCGTCTTCAGGTGGAGGTGGCACAACTGCAGCGCCAGCGTCAAAGGCGCCAGGAGGAACTCGCTTTGCATTCCAGCCAACCACTACGGGATGCACTGTGAGTTGTATTCCTTGCTAAGCCTCGATGTATGAACATTTTACATCACTTTTATTATGACCTAAATGATCATTATTATCACTGTTATCATTTTTATATACAAAGAAATCAATGAATAACAAAaagaagcataaaaaaaaatccgagcTCCGAAGCAcaccttttattgttttgacagCCGTATGCCTGGATGTGTGACAGGTTGCTGGTGTGCGGACACGGACCAAAAGAAGATGCTCACATGGCTCTGTCCAGTCTGAGGGAGCAGGTGGAGCAGCTGGAGGAAGATCTGCAGCGTCAGACTAAAATGAACGGCATCAGCCTGAGGAGCTGCACTGCACGCATTCTGCAAAGCGGTACGTCACAAAGACAAACCAAATATTCAAATCTGTTTTCTATGAACTCAAATCTGTTTTCTATAGTGCTGCCCAGAGGTGGGGATACATGTTTAGACTGTTTGCCAGCCAATGTCAGGGAGCATATAGACAAACAAGAATTCACAGTCACATTCCCAACCACAGACAATTCAGAGCAACAGGTCACAATGcttgctagcttaatgctaacgcaTAACATAAACGCCATCGGCAGGTTAACGAACCTTCCATCAATGTTGTAGTAACACATGCGGACAGAGaagaatgaataaacaaataatatcaCTGTAGCTTAATTGCATTTACTGTTTCCTGTCTGtgtgtattatactgccccctcgTGGCTAAGGCGACAGacaacaccttttgaattCAGGCAAGAAATCACGATGCACAAATAGTTTCCTTCATTACACATTCTCTTTTAGTGATATTTTTTATCAAGCAAAGTATCATAcggtgctatttttttttattaaaacaatgtTATAAGATATTGATGACTGACAAATgaggtttgtgtttgtgtctatttTTAGGCAGCACCAAGTCAGTGCAAGAGATGTGTGTCTGCGGTCAGTGCTCAGAGTTGGACTTCCAGGTGGAGTTTCAGCTCTCAGAGATCAAGGTGGGCCGCGACGCCGGTTGACACACAAATTGCTGTAGTTGAGGCAGTTGAAGACGAATGTGCTTGTGTTCACTGTATTTTCCTACCATTTCTTGAAGAAAGTAGTTGAACGCAACCGTTTCCGTCCCATCCCATTGCCATGACTATTCATTCTAACAAATGGTGGTAGGCAACAttcaacaagcaaacaaaacttACTTTACTGGAGATTTACAATTAATTAGCACatggactttccaaaaggcACACTGCACTTTAGCATCGTAGTAACGGTCCAAGAGGGAAAACAATTACTGCAAACTTTGCTAAACTGACACGGCCTTTGCTTTTCAAGTCAAAAGGCCTGCTGGTGTGTTGTGGGGCCAACAGGGGGTGCCAGAGCTCCAAACTCATCGCTGCACTCTGATGAGTTTAGCAGCTGACCTCTGCTACAGCTTTCAACAcgcaaataaaaaagaaatatgactTCTGTAAAATGAGATGAAAGTATCATTGAACGACCTTTTGTGTCTTCCAAAGTTTTCATTATTGGGATTAACGAGGGGAACGGCTGCTTTGCTCAAGCCTTCCTTTCATGGTCACCTTGTTGCAAAGCACAACCTTGTTTTCATTCCACGGCTGAGTTATGTCGCGCGGAGACATGGACATTTGTCACATTGCCGCCGCTCTCTTAGTACGCCTTTAATTCATGTATGTTTTTCCCCCGCCACATGGTGATGGATGTTACGGGTAACCTCAGTGTTTGAGCACATCAAAATGGATGGCGAGAGGAAGGCTTCTCTGTTTTCCGGAGGAAACTTTGCTGTTCTTGCCGAGAGAGGGATGATCGGATGAAAATGTGTTGGAACTGTTTATTTGCTGCTTGTACGCGAGACAGCGGAGCTTCTCAAGTGGAACGGCAATGCGGGGAATTCAAACAACTGCATCCGCACCTGGTTTCAGTGAGCATCGAAGGAGTTTGTGGAGTTTTAGCGGTGCACAAGTCTAAAAACAGCGGTTGTGACGAAAGATGATTTCTGCTCCCATGACTATTACGAGCAAAAGGGTTTTAAAATCTCAACAAACATAATGGAACAGATGTCAGAGATTGTATTTGTGTTGCAGGGAGGTGAGCGGCCCGAGAAGTCCATCAACAGCCTGAATGTCGTGACGGCTGCCAGTGACCTGTGCAACTTCAGCCGCTTCCTCACTGGGTGAGTGTTCTTCTACTTGCTGCTGGCCTCGTTGCAACTGCGAGGCGACCACGCCGACTGGCCAGGTGGTTAGGCAAGGTGGAGCTCAAGGTTGCCTTTTTCGAGGCTCCCGCGAGAGCTTCAGCAAGTCTTAGCAGCTGTGTGAAGCTCGCCGCGCTCTCCAGTCACATCTGGACGATGCCTGTCTGGAAAACAACACATGGAAAAACACTGCGGATAATGAGCGCGACACAGAGACGCAGCTGAATGTATCCTCCAGCGTAACTGCTGATTTAGAGACTTGTCTTTTTGCGAGTCCCGAGCCAAATGAGCCGTAAACCCTGTGGACTTTCGGCCTGGACTTGACAAAAGTCAGCTGGCCTTCTTTTTCTAGAGTGATAGTGCGAAGCCGAGCCGAGTGCAGATCGGCTCGACGCGTGCCTCTTGGCACTCACGACAAGCGGAGAACCCGActtctgggaaaaaaagacataaaaaGCACATATGGTCTTTTCACATAGTTTTGTTTATAGCAACTAAATGAAGCCTCTATAATAAATAAGACATACcttgtatatgttttatttaagttGAGGACCCCTCTGCTTTAAGCATGATTTACTTAGTTGTGTAATTCCTCTACGCCACTCCGTAGAGaagggatgagaattttctATCTCTTGTTTTTTCAGAGTGGAGGAGAGCAGGGAACTCCTGATGTTCTTCAGGACACTCCGGACTTTCTCAGACAGGATGAACGAGCGCCGCCACGCCTTCCGGCACTTTCAGGTAAGTGGCGGCACGACCACCATCCAACTGGGACCGCTCGCTCGTAATCATCGGCCCCGTGTCTCTTCATCTGCAACTTGATAGCCCCGACACGAGCTCGATATAATACGACAGGCACATGTGTTTGGATTTGAACGTGCTAACTGGTTGGCCCGCTGTGGTGTCGGCCAAATGCTTTTACAATTGGCGGTTGGACCCAGTCCTAACTCCACAGCAGGCAGAACTCAACATTTAATCACGTTGCAGAAGTTACACGGAGCCGCTGTTTACTCCAAGAGTCAAACGCTTTGCCAAGTTGGCGCACAAACGCGGCATTAGCTCGTTTTTTCCGTACTTGCCTGcgagaaattttttttttcttcctgttttattttgctcgCCTTTCATTTTGTCGGAAAATGCGATTGTCCCACGGAGCGCAACTGTTAATGACGCACAGGCGCTGGAGTTTTGAGCTGagggtggagaaaaaaagttgttttcttttgtgttgccACGCTTTCACAGCGCCGACGGTGGTCGGCCTCTTAACGGCTACAAACCGCAAACATTTACAAGCCCTCGCGTGCATTTTTCATCCCAGCACATTTCGATTTCAGCAGTCCAAAACCATGACAGCTCGCGTTGTCGTGCAGTTCTGGTACGGAATGTGCGAGATGCGGCGTGTGCTTTTCTCGACACCGTCGCAACGGATTTGAATGGAAGCGAGGTGGATGCTTTGAATGCAAGCAGTTAGCCTGCCATGCAGGAAGGTTTCAATCTCCATTCACACTGGCGCAACACGATCGCTGCAATGCATCGTCAACTTGACTTGAAAAACAGTTGCACAGGTTTCTTCTTCACCAACAATAAttccaaacacatttaaaaaaaaaaaaaaaaatccactttatTCAAACACCTTAAGCCATACCTTGATATCACTGTACAAGCACTGCACATTGGTAAGCATTTGTCTTCTTACTGCAGGGGCTACATTTCATACATGGATTCAATAAATGATGATAAATGCTTCCATACTTAAATTCAAGTTGAGTTAATAAATTAATGTTAGAAAGGCGGCAAAGTGACAGACGGCTGCAAAGCTGCCGCCACGCTCATTCTTGATTTATTGGTAAGGCCGAATTATTTCAGTCATGCTTGCGCAGCATTTTGGATTCAACGCCAGAATGACGATTCGAGGGGATCTTCAAATCTTCCCTGTGGCTTTTAATCATCATCAACGGTTCTGCTGTCCAATAAGTTAGGCGCTACTCAAAGTTCACGCTAATCACCTGTTGTCCCAGTTGGGTGCTGGCCACACTGCTTAGAATAATTGCTATTCCCCAGCGGGCGCTTTGAAAACATCTTATAATTCGAATGTGACTGTCTCGCGCCTCACTTGTAATGCAGAAGGCCAGCCCCCTCCCCACATCCAGAATATTTCAGTCAGTGTGCCCCAAAGAACAAGATTCTCGCCCTCTTCTATGTTCACCGGTACCTTCCGATCGGCAGTACTTTCATACACATGAAGCTGTCAGGGTACTTGGACAGGACCAGGGGATTTCCATCCAGACGGACTTCGGTGAGGCTGGGTCTAAGGTAGTAGGTGTCGTTGGACCTGCAGAAGGTGTCAATGTTGATGTCTGTGATGTTGTTGTTCTGGTGGCGAGAGGGACACCGTGTCAGGAATTAACATCCCCGCAAAAACCACCCCATGGCGTATTTGGGGGCGTCTGCTCCGAAGGCGATACCACGATTGGAAAAGGACTTTCAGTAATGTTTTCCTGAGATGGcaagatgtctttttttctttttttttttttctccttcttcaAGTCATGGCTACTTGAGACTTTTTGTTGGCTGAATTTTTGATGAAGCAAGGGTTTGATTCTCAACGGAGTGGCTCAGAATGGTAACGTACGGCGTACCTGTAGATGTAAGGTCCGAACGTTCTCCGGGATCTGCGGGACTGCCTCCATCTGGTTGTTAGCCAGATACAAGTTGGCCAGACTCGTCAGTTTCTGTCAGGTTTGGAAAAGGACCATTTAAGCCGTTTGCTCTCCGGGCACGGCCGAGCGCGCGCCGTGTCCCGCGTGTACCTTGAAGGCGGTGGCTTTGACACCCTTGGTCTTGAGGAGGTTGTTGTTGGCGTTGAACGACGTCAGCTTGGCGGGCAGCGCCGGAAGCCTGACCAGCCTGTTGTCCGCCAGCGACAGTTCCTCCAGTAGCGGCAGATTGGCGAAAGCCCCGTCCTCGATCTCCGAGATCAGGTTCGCCGTCAGGTCGATCCTCTTGAGCGTTACTGTAAGAGAAGAGCGGCTGCGTCAGAACTCAATTCTCTTTGCCTACTGTCGTAATCGCCTCGGCGGCAGGCACTTTTGCTCTCCGTTGTTGGTGACGCCACGTACCGATGTTGGCAAAGTCCCCGGTGTGGATCTTGTGGATTTTGTTAAAGCGGGCGTAGAGGTAGGCTGTCTCCTTGGGCAGGGTGGGCACGGCCGTCATGTCCGGGGTCACCTCCTCGCAGTACACCGAGCGGGTGAGGCAGACGCACAGCAGGCAAGTGGGCAGGTCTGTAACGTGCCGGTGGGAGGTCAAAAGAGGTGACTGGGCACATGCCGCACATCAGCAATTGTTGCCAGCGGAATCCCGTGTCAAAGATTTGCAAATGAACGtggcttgtttttctttggcttaCCCGATGCGTCTCCCCCTGCCGGGACAGGGCTATTGTCCACTTGGTCTGCCAAAGGCGGCACTCTCTGTGGAATCAACCAAACCCAATTATGAGAATCAAGTTTGTGTTTGCAAGAATTTAAacttctatttgttttcaatcatTACCCATCAGTCTGCCGATTTTATCGCAGTTTAACAGGTTTTTGCCGATGAAAAGCAGATATTTGTTATGAAACAGTAAAGGCCGTTTTGCGTCGGAGTTGGGCCTCGCGCCGTTTGCCCACTacaaccagctcagtggccaaccagctcagtggcctagtggtagagtgtccgccctgagactggaaggttgtgggttcaaaccccggccgggtcataccaaagactataaaaatgggacccatttcctccctgcttggcactcagcattaagggttggaattggggggttagatcaccaactgattcccgagcgcggcaccgctgctgctcactgctcccctctcccccaggggatggattaaaatcacacggggatgggttaaatgcagaggacaaatttcaccacacccagatgtgtgtgtgacgatcattggaactttaactttaactttaactttaactacgGAGCTCTGATTCCATTCGGTGCGATGGATATCTTTCTCCCACTTCTCATGTGGCCTCGCATTTACAACAACAATGACGCCGGCGCATTATCATGTCGTGTTGGTGACGCAGAGGCTCCTGACCATCGTTTaaccttcaaaacaaaatcttctGATCCTGCGCTAGCGTCCTCAGCAACAACTCATTCATCCAGCCCATTTCACTCTCAGGATTTGCTCAACTTCAACTCGGCCTTCTTTGAGCTATCGCCAGGTTTCTCTTTGAAACGCGTGCGTTTCCAGCTTTTCCGCTTACTTGGCCTGGCCTGTGACCCTCAGACCTGGTTTTGATGGAGGTGTCAAGTTTCAGCACTTTTTCAGCTTTTTCATCCCATGACGTCAATAACAAAAGCTAGCTGCAAAATCAAAAAGGTATCGCTGTACAAGAAATGGAACTCAGTCAGTGTTTCCCTCTGCAGCCGTGACCAAATTGATATAGTGTTTTGGGAACAACAGATGGGAAATTGCACCTAGGCTTTTTTGGACCGTTTGCTCCATCTGTTGCCAGACGCAACTGGTCCCGAGAGCGGCGACTCAAGATTATGTTGGAAAATTTGTGCTGCATTTTGGCCGCAgacaaatgtttgcttttgcttagccgcgtgtggtggaatgagGCTTTGTGTGCTGGGTGTCAAGTCTCTCCAGTGCCGAGTGTTGCTCGGCCATGTGGAAACGTTGGCCTCACCATTGCTGTGGTGCGCAAATGGGGTCTAAGGTCAGCTTTTAATGCTTCTccagagagaaaaacaagcacGCAGTTTAAAATTCCTTATTTAGTGATTGTTAGAGAGGACCTGacattaaaatgacattttatacCTTGGAACAGGAATATTTAAAGTCTTAGCGCACACTAGGGGAAATCAACTAATAATCAAAATGTAACTCACTGACATTGGACGATACCACTTAAAGCAGTCCTTCTGCAACTGTAGTGGCCACACGTGCGCCATCAACAGAGTTGGCGCAGCCGCTTTCCCCAACTCAAGTCATTATTCAGCCTCTTTACACTCTCCATCTCGCCCGGTTTGGGATTGTTTAGACAAAATAACGCGGAAGGAAGTTCTTACCCTGGTCCGCGTCAATGTCAAATGGCTGCCGAAGAAGCTGCTTTGCTGCCGTCCTGGTGCTCCGGCGGCCCCGCCGGCGGCCAGCCACGGCGCCAGCAGCATGCACGTCAGTACGAGCTCCCTCACGCTGCTCGCCATGCCAGCAGATGCGCTGCACTTCGAGCCCCCTTGGCGGCCTGTGTCCAATGACGCTATTTAAAGGCTCAAGCGGCGCGCTAAAAAagcagaaccccccccccaaacacacacacttttttttaaccctttCTTAACCGCGTCTCATTCCTCCAAGAAACACAGCACGTCATGCAAATAGAAAGAATTGCTTCCAGGGTGTAAAACCTTCACTTCAAACTGTGCAACATCCAAATGGGCCTGGGCTGGGcagggccgggccgggccaggCTAGGCTGTCAAACCGAACGGCTTGTCGAGGGGCTCCAATCTGGCCCACGGGCAGAGAGCGCAATAACCGCATTGTTGATGCTATTCTTATCCACTGGAGGGCGCACGGTCATCCTCTGAAACAACAACTTAGCATAGAGATTTTCAACCGGTGGTCTGCGGCACTCTACTGGTCCGTGGCAatattgcaggtggtccgtgaaattggaaatggaagataattgtaacatttttaaagataaaatgtattcattatgtagacttgatttattttccagctaattttgtgaaacGTTTAaccatccaaattatgtcaaatgtagctaaGATTTCCAAAATAGActtacagatgcaaataaaggtctatcctccttcggtgcaaaataaaacaatattccACTAAAGCGAATTTAcgatataaatattttaatatatacgTAAATAAAGCACAATTTGCTGTAAGGCTTCATTGACCCAGACCCAACGGAATGTCAAAGTGTCATacgaaaatgtcatttgtggaAATTAGCAGTCACTTTCAAAGGGCACAGGAATATCGTAATGCAATGCACGTTCGTGttcagtctttgtttttttttttgctgcaaactttgacctggaaaaaaaagagggaaaacaacaacagcgcTTTAAATGCCGATGTTGAGAACCGCAGGGGGGTGGGTGGTTTGCTTTTCTCGGGCCTCCTGGCCAGTCCTAAAAGTTAAAAGGTGCTCATAATTGCCAACGCACCTGCGCGTGTGGAGGCTCGTGTTCCTTCCTTTTCTCCTCGTGAGGCCTGCAAGGCTCGCATGCTTTCTCTTGAAGCTCTTTGCGC
Encoded proteins:
- the nol8 gene encoding nucleolar protein 8 isoform X3; this encodes MPRLYVGGLSHSVTQKDLTDRFGNFGNVEDVELRTRRDEEGVPYKTFAYINLNISDTDLKKCMSVLNKSKWKGGTLQIELAKESFLQKLARERQAEQQRLRHNADDTHRREHKLLETLREAGVDNFTMKAAVPGTEVPGHKDWVVSKFGRVLPVMQLLCQKGAKARTIKYDPSKHCHNIRRLAPPTSIADPPTPVAQLTWRIDAGDDDISKRRRGEFPPYQPPKPKKARTDATKAGNDARSAQVVSTAEPENRHLLNRVSPADNRPPVQRSRHARSEDSDSDEELRRLVALEQTLQAPGEDPQDNLEVVGHDFKCGGRPTNNQDDDDYDSADTDELITFRKHPLCPRKNTRQESSLADLHKVAEKCQQSSDRRAQKRPTGKAIMPEDVLASHLRGGKDPPEFKKVAKTEFKKVAKTKFPAFLGTATLYEEVLEKTDSAQNKTDRPNASLLSSSEAAAAKSKIKDDKMTKATAILPQEDKDNVTRLELSVVNLQKVAEECKQSADRRAPKKPTGKAIMPEDILASLLRGGEDPPEFKKVAKTKYPPFRGTATLYEEVLEKTDSAQNKTNQPDASLLSNSENEAAAAKSKIKQDKRTKATAVLPEEDKDNVTRLELSLVDLPKVAEECQQSSDRRAPKKPTKKAIMPEDVLASLLRDGEDPPEFKKVAKTKYPAFRGTATLYEEVLKKTDSAQNTTDQPDASLSSSSESKAAAAKSKIKRTKATAVLNEEDEDNKLAEECQKSFDRRARKKPTEQAILPKDVLRGNTGKDQAESNKKTGMKVAATKCPAFPGQATLHEEALEKTNAAQNKTDQPDASLSSSSANEAAARHSRLSAREEKERQKKDNSRRLAAVQQKLKKAEQHQKLIQGALANLDATTTRAGKHIVFDSEDDDDEHTTEAASETSAPRGDPSKEAESMPTKKRVRARASAPRLFDSSEDEEDADDEEDGGRFHIRPQFEGLAGKKLMELQSRFGTDERFRMDSRFLEEKEEEQEEDKEGNRCVSGEEDLLQEEKKRNISILQGLLGPHAHSAKPSSAKAKTFRDVSALHYDPSRDEHAAFESKADSNQDSKPARRKKREEAAKLPEVSKEIFYHVSGDLQAMFEPATDLETADRSQTCWDQKAEEGEKHEEQPAQEHSGFMFSFFGDDIQTSNDHKEYKVELIQGAKVSQWQLDPRLQDSSEEDEEEDEDQAHEGQSKAAPKTTMEESVSATNNFFFFSLDDSRLTEGPVWFCRSSQLEEEREEWDERQMELRQEYRKKHKDARKKLKSSQKTRVLKS